From the genome of Psychrilyobacter atlanticus DSM 19335, one region includes:
- the msrA gene encoding peptide-methionine (S)-S-oxide reductase MsrA: MKKIVLAGGCFWGVEAYFKRVRGILATKSGYANGITEEVTYKEVCTGKTGHVEACFLEYDEKILPLRMVLNHLFRIIDPTLLNKQGGDSGTQYRTGIYYMDLEDREAIEQYIEDQRNSYSNPIVVEVEKLDKFYDAEEFHQEYLEKNPSGYCHINFSLLKDKERQEPVRKK, encoded by the coding sequence ATGAAGAAAATAGTGTTGGCAGGCGGATGCTTTTGGGGTGTAGAAGCTTATTTTAAAAGAGTAAGGGGGATCTTGGCTACCAAATCAGGCTACGCCAATGGAATAACTGAAGAGGTTACTTATAAGGAAGTATGTACTGGTAAAACAGGGCACGTAGAGGCCTGTTTTTTGGAGTATGACGAAAAAATATTACCATTAAGAATGGTTTTAAATCATCTGTTTAGAATAATAGATCCAACTTTATTGAATAAACAAGGGGGGGATAGTGGTACCCAGTATAGAACAGGAATATATTATATGGATTTAGAAGATAGGGAAGCTATCGAACAATATATAGAAGATCAGAGAAATAGTTACTCAAATCCTATAGTTGTAGAAGTAGAAAAATTGGATAAGTTTTATGACGCCGAGGAGTTCCATCAGGAGTATTTAGAAAAAAATCCAAGTGGATATTGTCATATAAATTTTTCACTTTTAAAAGATAAAGAGAGACAGGAGCCAGTTAGGAAAAAATAG
- the prdD gene encoding proline reductase cluster protein PrdD, with amino-acid sequence MKSLKRRKLQIKAFHIEEVVFSEATSIYNHVLSLGDEFKTPEIKCGLEYVKELKIEIIKPNEKDKFVNSIMDFIPISTKVLGNIGEGITHTLTGVSVMITGVDEDGVQVAEFGSSEGILSEQVVFGRAGTPRDTDIIIHLDLTLVSGGAKTREGIDQCHEICDDLVQGIRKKLKNLNGRSCTEVCEFFDEIKPGAKKVVILKQVAGQGAMYDTRLFSREPSGFSGGKSIIELYNMPVLLTPNEYRDGAIKAMH; translated from the coding sequence ATGAAGAGCTTAAAGAGGCGTAAATTGCAAATAAAAGCTTTTCACATAGAAGAAGTGGTTTTTTCGGAAGCCACTTCGATCTATAATCATGTTTTATCTCTAGGGGATGAATTTAAAACTCCAGAGATAAAATGTGGATTAGAATATGTGAAAGAATTGAAGATCGAAATAATAAAACCAAATGAAAAAGATAAGTTTGTTAATTCTATTATGGATTTTATTCCTATCTCAACAAAGGTATTAGGGAATATAGGTGAAGGAATAACTCATACATTAACAGGTGTAAGCGTTATGATAACAGGTGTAGATGAAGATGGAGTCCAGGTTGCAGAATTCGGATCTTCAGAAGGAATATTATCGGAACAAGTGGTATTTGGAAGGGCAGGAACTCCTCGAGATACAGATATAATTATTCATCTAGATTTAACTCTAGTATCAGGTGGAGCCAAAACAAGAGAAGGAATAGATCAGTGCCATGAAATTTGTGATGATCTTGTTCAAGGAATAAGAAAAAAATTAAAAAACTTGAATGGAAGAAGCTGCACAGAAGTATGTGAATTTTTTGACGAGATAAAACCAGGAGCTAAAAAAGTGGTTATACTAAAGCAAGTTGCAGGACAGGGAGCTATGTATGATACAAGACTTTTTTCTAGAGAACCATCTGGATTTTCAGGAGGAAAATCTATAATTGAATTATACAATATGCCTGTACTATTAACTCCAAACGAATATAGGGATGGAGCTATTAAGGCTATGCATTAG
- the gap gene encoding type I glyceraldehyde-3-phosphate dehydrogenase produces the protein MSVKVAINGFGRIGRLALRMMEDNPEFEVVAINSMSGAETAAYLLKYDTAQGRFKEDLIKHTENNIMIDGREVAVFTEREAVNLPWGKLNVDVVLECSGFYTSKEKSQAHIDAGAKKVVISAPASGDMKTVVYNVNDHILDGSETIISGASCTTNCLAPIVKVLDDKFGVIRGYMTTVHAFTNDQNTLDGSHKKGIHSRRGRTAAGNMVPTTTGAATALGKVIPHLDGKLGGAAIRVPAVTGSCVDLMVRLKKNVEAEDINRAMKEAANETLGYTEDPIVSSDCIGMHYGSLFDAQCTTVMTVDGHQIIKVLAWYDNEMSYTAQLVRTCKKISNI, from the coding sequence ATGTCAGTAAAAGTAGCGATAAATGGTTTTGGAAGAATTGGAAGATTAGCATTAAGAATGATGGAAGATAATCCCGAATTTGAAGTAGTGGCAATAAATAGTATGAGTGGGGCGGAGACAGCGGCGTACCTATTAAAATATGATACAGCCCAAGGAAGATTTAAAGAGGATTTAATAAAGCATACAGAAAATAATATAATGATAGATGGAAGAGAGGTCGCTGTATTCACAGAAAGGGAAGCGGTAAATTTACCATGGGGTAAATTAAATGTAGATGTAGTTTTAGAGTGCAGTGGATTTTATACTTCAAAGGAAAAATCACAGGCTCATATAGATGCAGGAGCAAAAAAAGTAGTTATATCAGCACCAGCTTCTGGAGATATGAAAACAGTTGTATATAATGTAAATGATCATATCTTAGATGGAAGTGAAACTATAATATCAGGAGCATCTTGTACAACAAATTGTTTAGCTCCGATTGTAAAAGTTTTAGATGATAAATTTGGAGTAATCAGAGGATACATGACAACTGTTCATGCCTTTACAAATGATCAAAATACCCTGGATGGATCTCATAAAAAAGGAATTCATTCAAGAAGAGGTAGAACAGCTGCAGGGAACATGGTTCCTACGACAACAGGAGCGGCAACGGCTTTAGGTAAGGTAATACCACATCTGGACGGGAAATTAGGAGGGGCAGCTATAAGGGTTCCTGCTGTAACTGGTTCTTGTGTAGATCTTATGGTTAGATTAAAAAAGAACGTTGAAGCAGAAGATATTAATAGAGCGATGAAAGAAGCAGCCAACGAGACATTGGGTTATACAGAGGATCCTATTGTTTCTTCGGATTGTATAGGGATGCACTATGGATCTTTATTTGATGCACAATGTACAACGGTTATGACGGTAGATGGACATCAAATAATAAAAGTTTTGGCTTGGTATGACAATGAGATGTCTTACACTGCTCAATTAGTTAGAACTTGTAAAAAAATATCAAATATATAA
- the prdA gene encoding D-proline reductase (dithiol) proprotein PrdA, with the protein MSITVETAKEHAMDNAVSCCRFEAGTIIEPSNLEDPAIFFDLEESGLLKFDENTLKIGEVLGAKLIKTAEALTPLTADMLEGINVQTEEVKEEVKEEIVGTPTAATEAVAPASMTTSLNGGMLKIHIGEGKDINLEIPMFGTQAASTSAATTAPVAQVVEIKETAATTETAAVLPERKLRSLTKKHFKIENVVFGEETKIEGTTLTVRKGVELEAVESQELVTSMTVDIITPAEYDTYSETIMDVQPIATKEEDCFLGTGTTRVIDGVIVMVTGVDEDGVQIGEFGSSEGILSENIMWNRPGSPDKGDIFIKTTVTIKAGTNMERPGPLAAHAASDFITQEIRNVLKKADETLVTETEELVQFRRPGKKKVVVIKEIMGQGAMHDNIILPTEPAGIMGGRPNVDLGNLPIVLSPLEVLDGGVHALTCIGPASKECSRHYYREPLVIEAMNDPEIDLCGVIFVGSPQVNAEKFYVSERLGMTVEALDVEGAIVTTEGFGNNHIDFASHIEQVGMRGMKVVGMSFSAVQGALVVGNKYMEYMVDNNKSEEGIENEVLACNTLCKEDALRALGMLKSAMDGSKVKGPERKWNPNVKELNLESVEAHLGTKIDRVLNETSIPMSEKRTEKLKTK; encoded by the coding sequence ATGTCAATCACTGTAGAAACTGCAAAAGAGCATGCAATGGACAACGCTGTAAGTTGTTGTAGATTTGAGGCCGGAACAATAATCGAGCCTTCAAACTTAGAGGACCCCGCAATATTCTTCGACTTAGAAGAGTCAGGGTTATTAAAATTTGATGAAAATACATTAAAAATCGGTGAGGTTTTAGGAGCAAAATTAATTAAAACCGCAGAAGCGTTAACACCATTAACAGCTGATATGTTAGAGGGAATTAATGTACAAACTGAAGAAGTAAAAGAAGAAGTTAAGGAAGAAATAGTTGGAACACCAACAGCAGCTACTGAAGCTGTAGCACCTGCTTCAATGACAACATCATTAAATGGTGGAATGTTAAAAATCCACATAGGTGAAGGAAAAGACATCAACTTAGAAATTCCAATGTTTGGAACTCAAGCAGCGTCTACTTCAGCAGCAACAACTGCACCAGTTGCACAAGTTGTAGAAATAAAAGAAACTGCAGCAACTACTGAAACTGCAGCAGTATTACCTGAAAGAAAATTAAGATCTTTAACTAAGAAACATTTCAAAATTGAAAATGTAGTATTTGGAGAAGAAACTAAAATAGAAGGAACTACTCTTACTGTAAGAAAAGGTGTAGAGTTAGAAGCCGTAGAATCTCAAGAGTTAGTAACATCTATGACTGTAGATATCATCACTCCTGCAGAGTATGACACTTACAGTGAAACTATCATGGACGTACAACCAATAGCTACAAAAGAAGAAGACTGCTTCTTAGGAACAGGAACTACAAGAGTAATCGACGGTGTTATCGTAATGGTAACTGGTGTAGATGAAGATGGAGTACAAATAGGAGAATTCGGATCATCTGAAGGAATCTTATCTGAAAACATCATGTGGAATAGACCTGGATCACCTGATAAAGGGGATATCTTCATCAAAACTACAGTTACAATCAAAGCTGGAACAAACATGGAAAGACCTGGTCCATTAGCTGCTCATGCTGCAAGTGATTTCATCACTCAAGAGATCAGAAATGTATTAAAGAAAGCTGACGAAACTTTAGTAACAGAAACTGAAGAATTAGTTCAATTCAGAAGACCTGGAAAGAAAAAAGTAGTAGTAATAAAAGAAATCATGGGACAAGGTGCAATGCATGACAACATCATTTTACCAACTGAACCAGCAGGAATCATGGGTGGAAGACCAAACGTTGACTTAGGAAACTTACCAATCGTTTTATCTCCATTAGAAGTATTAGATGGAGGAGTTCATGCATTAACTTGTATCGGACCTGCATCAAAAGAATGTTCTAGACATTACTATAGAGAGCCATTAGTAATCGAAGCTATGAACGACCCTGAAATAGATTTATGTGGTGTAATATTTGTTGGAAGTCCACAAGTAAACGCTGAAAAATTCTATGTATCAGAGAGATTAGGTATGACAGTTGAAGCTTTAGACGTAGAAGGAGCTATCGTAACAACTGAAGGATTTGGAAATAACCATATCGACTTCGCAAGTCATATTGAGCAAGTAGGAATGAGAGGAATGAAAGTAGTAGGAATGTCATTCTCAGCAGTTCAAGGTGCATTAGTTGTAGGAAACAAATATATGGAATACATGGTAGATAACAACAAGTCTGAAGAAGGAATCGAAAATGAAGTACTTGCTTGTAATACTTTATGTAAAGAAGATGCTTTAAGAGCTCTTGGAATGTTAAAGTCTGCTATGGATGGTTCAAAAGTTAAAGGACCTGAAAGAAAGTGGAATCCAAATGTTAAAGAGTTAAACTTAGAATCTGTAGAAGCTCACTTAGGGACAAAAATAGACAGAGTTTTAAATGAAACTTCTATTCCTATGAGTGAAAAAAGAACAGAAAAATTAAAAACAAAGTAG
- a CDS encoding sensor domain-containing diguanylate cyclase, producing MKKIKLFTTIIISIQLFIFIVLWFLSYDNVYKLAHTINSIFVLITGVLMIKYIIKTNKKVISEESISKTLLNLSLDGIYIENERGEILECNQSGHEIFGYTKKEMLNLTIRDLVPKEFAEEIPKVIPDNMATGDLYLERINMKKNGELFPTEINSKYIYINGKKRLIVFVRDISVRKQMEDDLREMSIKDELTKTYNRRYIMKKLKDEFFFSKINKSTFSIALLDIDNFKGVNDNFGHLFGDEVLIKFSNTIQKNLRKNDYLGRIGGEEFIIIFCNTFLIESYEVLFRIKEKLSLISWGENDFSITFSAGLFEVPHKNIDEHSSEKTIKLIDDLMYKAKECGKDCIITPSSENL from the coding sequence ATGAAAAAAATTAAGCTATTTACGACAATTATAATATCGATACAACTATTCATATTCATTGTATTATGGTTTCTATCATATGATAACGTATACAAACTAGCACATACAATTAATTCTATTTTTGTTCTTATCACGGGAGTTCTAATGATAAAGTATATCATCAAAACAAATAAAAAAGTAATTTCAGAAGAAAGTATTTCCAAGACTTTATTAAATCTATCCCTTGATGGTATATATATAGAAAATGAACGTGGAGAAATCCTTGAATGTAATCAAAGCGGCCATGAAATATTTGGATATACAAAAAAAGAGATGCTGAACCTTACTATAAGGGATCTTGTACCTAAAGAATTTGCTGAAGAAATTCCTAAAGTGATCCCCGATAATATGGCCACAGGAGATCTGTATTTAGAAAGAATTAATATGAAAAAAAATGGAGAGCTCTTTCCTACAGAAATAAACTCAAAATATATCTATATAAATGGTAAAAAAAGACTTATTGTGTTCGTAAGAGATATAAGTGTTAGAAAACAGATGGAAGATGACCTTAGAGAGATGTCTATAAAAGACGAACTTACAAAAACCTATAACAGAAGATACATCATGAAAAAACTAAAAGATGAGTTTTTCTTCTCCAAGATAAATAAATCTACTTTTTCTATTGCCCTGCTAGATATCGATAATTTTAAAGGAGTAAATGATAATTTTGGACATCTTTTTGGTGACGAGGTTCTCATAAAATTTTCAAATACTATCCAAAAAAATCTAAGAAAAAATGATTATTTAGGAAGGATCGGAGGGGAAGAATTTATAATTATTTTCTGTAATACATTTCTAATCGAAAGTTACGAAGTTCTTTTCAGGATAAAGGAAAAATTAAGTTTAATATCATGGGGAGAAAATGACTTTTCCATAACTTTCAGTGCTGGTTTATTTGAAGTCCCTCATAAAAATATAGATGAACACAGCAGTGAAAAAACTATAAAATTAATTGATGACCTTATGTATAAAGCTAAGGAATGTGGCAAAGATTGCATAATTACCCCAAGTAGTGAAAATTTATAA
- a CDS encoding sulfite exporter TauE/SafE family protein: protein MVQVLLGILAIMGIWYLVVFAKDYKEFKMNNAGVDEGSTAAHAGIGLGVNFFDTLGIGGFAPMTALFKQFNLVHDRILPGTLNTAMTIPVMAEAFIFIKKVEVEPMTLISMLVAATLGAILGAGYVAKLDEKKVQLYMGSALVIVVLIMVAQQLGLIQGGGEAVGLSGIKLVIAVVGNFILGALMTLGIGLYAPCMALVYALGLSPLVAFPVMMGSCAYLMPAASVKFIKAGAYNRKATLMNAIFGVVGVVIAAYLVTGLPIAILTKIVIAVVLYTAIKLIKDSRKPVSVAA from the coding sequence ATGGTACAAGTATTACTGGGGATTTTAGCAATTATGGGTATTTGGTATTTAGTTGTTTTTGCTAAAGATTACAAAGAGTTTAAAATGAATAACGCTGGGGTAGATGAAGGCAGTACAGCAGCACATGCAGGAATAGGTTTAGGAGTAAATTTCTTTGATACATTAGGTATCGGAGGATTCGCACCGATGACGGCACTTTTTAAGCAGTTTAACTTGGTTCATGACAGAATTTTACCGGGAACTTTAAATACAGCAATGACTATACCTGTAATGGCTGAAGCTTTTATATTTATAAAAAAAGTTGAAGTTGAACCAATGACATTAATTTCTATGTTAGTAGCGGCAACTCTTGGAGCTATATTAGGAGCAGGATATGTAGCTAAATTAGATGAGAAAAAAGTACAACTATACATGGGATCGGCTTTAGTAATAGTAGTATTGATAATGGTTGCACAACAGTTAGGATTAATCCAAGGTGGAGGAGAAGCAGTAGGACTATCTGGAATTAAATTAGTTATAGCTGTAGTTGGAAACTTCATCTTAGGAGCTCTTATGACTTTAGGAATAGGTCTATATGCACCTTGTATGGCTTTAGTATATGCTCTAGGTTTAAGTCCTTTAGTAGCATTTCCAGTTATGATGGGATCTTGTGCATACCTTATGCCGGCAGCAAGTGTAAAGTTTATTAAGGCAGGAGCTTACAATAGAAAAGCAACTTTAATGAATGCTATATTTGGTGTTGTAGGAGTAGTTATTGCTGCTTATTTAGTTACAGGGTTACCTATAGCAATATTGACTAAGATAGTTATAGCAGTAGTATTATATACAGCTATTAAATTAATAAAAGATTCTAGAAAGCCTGTTTCAGTAGCAGCTTAA
- the prdB gene encoding D-proline reductase (dithiol) protein PrdB, translating into MAIKGMQSEIFVPITPKSVWTPVTKPLNEMKIGLATAAGVHLKSQERFNFAGDFTYRFIPGDAPTSDMMVSHGGYDNGDVNKDVNCMFPVDPLNELAKEGYIKGVANVHAGFMGGGGNQEKFKNETGPAIAAKFKEDGVDAVVLTAGUGTCHRSAVLVQRAIEESGIPTIIVAALPPVVRQSGTPRAVAPNVPMGANAGAPNDHKMQLEILKATLENLMEIQTPGKIVPLPFEYIAKV; encoded by the coding sequence ATGGCAATAAAAGGTATGCAATCTGAAATATTTGTACCGATCACTCCTAAGTCTGTTTGGACGCCAGTAACTAAACCTTTAAACGAAATGAAGATAGGTTTAGCAACTGCTGCAGGAGTACATTTAAAATCACAAGAAAGATTTAACTTTGCTGGAGATTTCACATATAGATTTATTCCAGGAGATGCACCTACATCTGATATGATGGTATCTCATGGTGGGTATGACAACGGAGACGTAAACAAAGACGTTAACTGTATGTTCCCAGTAGATCCATTAAATGAATTAGCAAAAGAAGGATATATTAAAGGTGTGGCTAATGTTCACGCTGGATTCATGGGTGGAGGTGGAAACCAAGAGAAATTTAAAAATGAAACTGGTCCTGCCATCGCTGCAAAATTTAAAGAAGACGGAGTAGACGCTGTAGTATTAACTGCTGGCTGAGGGACTTGTCACCGTTCTGCTGTATTAGTACAGAGAGCGATTGAGGAATCGGGGATTCCTACAATAATTGTAGCAGCATTACCTCCAGTTGTAAGACAATCTGGAACACCAAGAGCAGTAGCACCAAACGTACCAATGGGAGCAAATGCAGGAGCACCAAATGATCACAAGATGCAACTAGAGATTTTAAAGGCAACTTTAGAAAACTTAATGGAAATACAAACACCAGGTAAAATTGTACCATTACCATTCGAGTATATCGCAAAGGTATAA
- a CDS encoding proline racemase family protein — protein sequence MKINKQIIAVDSHTMGEPTRIIISGVPKIPGKTMAEKKSYLESNLDDVRTLAMHEPRGHADMFGSIIVTPTIDEADLGIIFMDGGGYLNMCGHGTIGAMTVAVEMGMVEVTEPYTNITMESPAGLIKGRVRVEDGKALEVSFTNVPAFLHKEGVKIDVDGIGTLTLDVSFGGSFFAILEASQLGLDICPANTNKLCELGVKILKAANEQIIVKHPELDHIKTIDLVEMYGPAKSEDATLQNVVVFGEGQVDRSPCGTGTCAKMATLFTKGKLAKGERFVYESIIETKFIGEILETSEKDGVKYVTPQITASAYITGVNHLYVDPTDPLKYGFSLK from the coding sequence ATGAAAATCAACAAACAGATAATAGCTGTAGATTCACACACAATGGGAGAACCAACTAGAATAATCATCAGTGGTGTACCAAAAATCCCTGGAAAAACAATGGCAGAAAAGAAGAGTTATTTAGAATCAAACTTGGATGATGTAAGAACATTAGCTATGCATGAACCTAGAGGTCACGCTGATATGTTTGGATCAATCATAGTAACACCTACAATAGATGAAGCAGATTTAGGAATAATCTTCATGGACGGAGGAGGTTACTTAAACATGTGTGGTCATGGAACTATTGGTGCAATGACAGTTGCAGTTGAGATGGGAATGGTAGAAGTTACAGAACCATATACAAACATCACAATGGAATCTCCTGCAGGATTAATAAAAGGTAGAGTTAGAGTAGAAGATGGGAAAGCTTTAGAAGTATCATTTACTAATGTACCAGCATTTTTACATAAAGAAGGCGTTAAAATAGATGTAGATGGAATAGGAACACTTACTTTAGATGTTTCATTTGGGGGAAGTTTCTTCGCTATATTAGAAGCGTCTCAATTAGGGTTAGATATATGCCCGGCTAATACAAATAAATTATGCGAATTAGGTGTTAAAATATTAAAAGCTGCTAATGAGCAAATTATAGTAAAGCATCCTGAATTAGATCATATCAAGACGATTGATTTAGTAGAGATGTATGGACCGGCTAAGAGTGAAGATGCGACATTACAAAATGTAGTGGTATTTGGAGAAGGTCAAGTAGATAGATCACCTTGTGGAACAGGAACATGTGCTAAGATGGCTACTTTATTTACTAAAGGAAAGTTAGCAAAAGGTGAAAGATTTGTTTATGAAAGTATAATTGAAACTAAATTTATCGGTGAAATATTAGAAACATCTGAAAAAGATGGAGTAAAATATGTAACTCCGCAAATTACAGCAAGTGCATACATTACTGGAGTAAACCATTTATATGTAGATCCAACAGATCCATTGAAATATGGGTTCTCACTGAAGTAG
- the infC gene encoding translation initiation factor IF-3 — MPCFFYIILEVTIISNKTRINERIRAREVRVISDDGEQLGVMTSREALSIAGERKLDLVEVSPTAKPPVCKIMDYGKYKYEQARKAKEAKKNQKQVVVKEIKFKARIDVHDFETKIGKIRKFIEKEHKVKASLMLFGRERMHAALGIKKLDEVAEIFKDEAIVDKKYGGPQKFIMLSPLKK, encoded by the coding sequence ATGCCCTGTTTTTTTTATATAATTTTGGAGGTGACTATTATTTCTAACAAAACTAGAATCAATGAAAGAATTAGAGCTAGAGAAGTAAGGGTAATATCGGATGATGGAGAGCAATTAGGAGTAATGACTTCAAGAGAAGCATTAAGCATTGCAGGAGAAAGAAAACTTGATTTAGTAGAAGTTTCGCCTACAGCTAAACCACCTGTATGTAAGATTATGGACTACGGAAAGTATAAGTATGAGCAGGCTAGGAAAGCTAAGGAAGCGAAGAAAAATCAAAAGCAAGTTGTAGTTAAAGAAATTAAGTTTAAAGCTAGAATAGATGTACATGATTTTGAAACTAAAATAGGAAAGATTAGAAAGTTCATTGAAAAAGAACACAAAGTAAAAGCTAGTCTTATGTTATTTGGTAGAGAGAGAATGCATGCTGCACTAGGAATAAAAAAACTTGATGAAGTAGCTGAAATTTTTAAAGATGAAGCTATTGTTGATAAAAAATATGGTGGACCGCAAAAGTTTATCATGTTATCACCATTAAAAAAATAA
- a CDS encoding CBO2463/CBO2479 domain-containing protein, which translates to MKYGDRLIKMQGIIVKLSEGGVSMDLKGRLGHLTVPMRMLITDYELKVGQEVEFNLSFPEVISGEVNEKYVSNIEKNNRGGK; encoded by the coding sequence ATGAAATATGGAGATAGATTAATAAAGATGCAGGGAATCATAGTAAAGCTATCTGAAGGTGGCGTATCTATGGATTTAAAAGGAAGGTTAGGTCATCTAACTGTACCTATGAGAATGCTGATAACTGATTACGAATTAAAAGTAGGTCAAGAGGTTGAATTTAATCTGAGTTTTCCAGAAGTAATATCTGGAGAAGTAAATGAAAAATATGTAAGTAATATAGAGAAAAATAATAGAGGAGGAAAATAG
- a CDS encoding glycine/sarcosine/betaine reductase component B subunit, protein MGIGPSTKETTLHHFRDPLLDVVSKDSDIDLLGIILVGTPQLNEEKNFVGKRAANLIEAMRADGVIFSLDGWGNSHVDYENTMREIGEREIPVVGMSFVGTQAEFVVKNKYMDTIVDINKNENGIETEVVGENNMTYLDAKKALAMLKLKIRRGNKE, encoded by the coding sequence ATGGGAATTGGACCTTCAACTAAGGAAACAACACTGCATCATTTTAGAGATCCGTTATTAGATGTTGTTTCTAAAGATTCGGATATAGATCTATTGGGAATAATATTAGTAGGCACTCCACAGTTAAATGAAGAGAAAAATTTTGTAGGTAAAAGAGCTGCAAATTTAATTGAAGCCATGAGAGCTGATGGTGTTATTTTTTCACTGGATGGATGGGGAAATAGTCATGTTGACTATGAAAATACCATGAGAGAGATAGGTGAAAGAGAAATACCAGTAGTTGGAATGAGTTTTGTGGGAACACAGGCAGAATTTGTAGTTAAAAATAAATATATGGATACTATAGTCGATATAAATAAAAACGAAAATGGTATTGAAACAGAAGTTGTTGGAGAAAACAACATGACTTACTTAGACGCAAAAAAAGCTTTGGCAATGTTAAAGCTTAAAATAAGAAGGGGGAACAAAGAATGA
- a CDS encoding CvfB family protein — protein MIKMGKRQKLTVNNISTIGAYLDAETGNTDDNVLLPNNQIEGKNIQEGDVLDVFIYRDSEDRLIATFEASFAVAGTMAKLKVVDIAPFGAFLDWGLSKDLLLPKGQEECRVEIGKTYLVGLFEDKKGRVSATMNVYKFLLPNFDLEKNELVIGTVYRVVPEIGIFVAIEDRYYGLIPNNEFFGNYKVGDEIEARVIRTREDGKVDLSPRLLAHVQMDKDASMILESIQTNYHKKLTISDKSSPEDIKREFGLSKKAFKRAIGGLLKNRLIEKTEAGFKLTEAGKNHK, from the coding sequence ATAATCAAGATGGGTAAAAGACAAAAGTTAACTGTAAACAACATCTCAACTATCGGAGCTTACCTTGATGCTGAAACTGGAAATACAGACGACAATGTCTTACTGCCAAATAATCAGATTGAAGGAAAAAACATCCAAGAGGGAGACGTTTTAGATGTATTCATATATAGAGATTCTGAAGATAGATTAATAGCTACATTTGAAGCTAGTTTCGCTGTAGCTGGAACAATGGCAAAATTAAAAGTTGTAGATATCGCTCCATTCGGTGCATTTTTAGACTGGGGATTATCTAAAGACCTTCTTTTACCAAAGGGTCAGGAAGAGTGTAGAGTAGAGATCGGAAAAACTTATTTAGTAGGATTATTCGAGGATAAAAAAGGCAGGGTTTCTGCTACCATGAACGTATATAAGTTCTTATTACCTAACTTTGACTTAGAAAAAAATGAATTGGTAATAGGTACAGTATATAGAGTAGTTCCTGAGATCGGTATATTCGTAGCTATAGAAGATAGATACTACGGACTTATTCCTAACAACGAATTTTTTGGTAATTATAAAGTAGGAGACGAAATAGAAGCCCGTGTAATCAGAACTAGAGAAGATGGAAAGGTTGACCTTAGTCCTAGACTACTAGCTCATGTACAGATGGATAAGGACGCTTCTATGATCTTAGAGAGTATTCAAACTAACTACCATAAAAAATTGACTATCAGTGATAAGAGTTCTCCTGAAGATATTAAAAGAGAATTTGGACTTAGTAAAAAAGCTTTTAAAAGAGCTATCGGTGGACTATTAAAAAATAGACTTATTGAAAAAACAGAAGCTGGTTTCAAACTTACTGAAGCTGGAAAAAATCATAAATAA
- the rpmI gene encoding 50S ribosomal protein L35, giving the protein MPKMKTHKGTAKRVKVTGTGKYITKKSGMSHILTKKKTKRKRSLNKDMVLPKGAARMMVRLLPTGKVGR; this is encoded by the coding sequence ATGCCTAAAATGAAAACTCACAAGGGAACTGCTAAGAGAGTAAAAGTAACTGGAACAGGGAAATATATCACTAAGAAATCAGGAATGAGTCATATCTTAACTAAGAAAAAGACAAAAAGAAAGAGATCTTTAAACAAAGATATGGTATTACCTAAAGGTGCTGCTAGAATGATGGTAAGATTATTACCTACAGGTAAAGTTGGAAGATAA